One Setaria viridis chromosome 7, Setaria_viridis_v4.0, whole genome shotgun sequence genomic region harbors:
- the LOC117862936 gene encoding BAG family molecular chaperone regulator 4 — MIKLRCSKKLFRRSSSKGSSSGSDGGDAGGGRGEIEWEVRPGGMLVQKRDGRGDVEIITVRIATGFSWHDVSIGATCTFGELKVVLSMVTGLEPREQRLLFRGKEREDSDHLHMVGVRDKDKVLLLEDPALKDMKAQAVQSPYQPFIRV, encoded by the exons ATGATCAAGCTGAGGTGCTCCAAGAAGCTGTTCAGGAGGAGCTCCTCCAAGGGCAGCAGCAgtggcagcgacggcggcgatgcCGGTGGTGGCCGCGGGGAGATAGAGTGGGAGGTGAGGCCGGGGGGCATGCTGGTGCAGAAGAGGGACGGAAGGGGCGACGTGGAGATCATCACCGTCAGGATCGCCACCGGCTTCTCCTGGCATGACGTCTCCATTGGGGCGACCTGTACTTTTG GAGAGCTGAAGGTGGTGCTATCCATGGTGACAGGGCTGGAGCCGAGGGAGCAGAGGCTGCTGTTCAGGGGCAAGGAGAGGGAGGACAGCGACCACCTCCACATGGTAGGGGTGAGGGACAAGGACAAGGTGCTCCTCCTCGAGGATCCTGCCCTCAAGGACATGAAGGCACAGGCCGTGCAGAGCCCGTATCAGCCTTTTATCAGGGTGTAG
- the LOC117862935 gene encoding BAG family molecular chaperone regulator 4 produces MIKLRYSKKLFRRSSSKSSSASSSCSSDGGDVGGGGRGEIEWEVRPGGMLVQKRDGRGDAEVITVRVATGFSWHDVSIGATCTFGELKVVLSMVTGLEPREQRLLFRGKEREDTDHLHMIGVRDKDKVLLLEDPAQKDMKLRAALAAQAVQSPYRAFIKV; encoded by the exons ATGATCAAGCTGAGGTACTCCAAGAAGCTGTTCCGGAGGAGCTCTTCCAAGAGCAGCTcggccagcagcagctgcagcagcgacggcggggatgtcggcggcggcggccgcggggagaTCGAGTGGGAGGTGAGGCCCGGAGGGATGCTCGTGCAGAAGAGGGACGGGAGAGGGGACGCAGAGGTGATCACCGTCAGGGTGGCCACCGGGTTCTCGTGGCACGACGTCTCCATCGGGGCTACCTGCACTTTTG GGGAGCTGAAGGTGGTGCTGTCCATGGTGACAGGGCTGGAGCCTCGGGAGCAGAGGCTCCTGTTCAGAGGCAAGGAGAGGGAGGACACCGACCACCTCCACATGATCGGAGTGAGGGACAAGGACAAGGTGCTGCTGCTCGAGGACCCTGCCCAAAAGGACATGAAGCTCCGGGCCGCGCTCGCGGCCCAGGCCGTGCAGAGCCCGTACCGGGCCTTCATCAAGGTGTAG
- the LOC117865759 gene encoding uncharacterized membrane protein At3g27390, which translates to MEPPSGFWASLLSFLKFLPYFCGLLILGFIKGVLLCPWACLIMAIGLSALILGLWPMHLIWTYYCIIRTKLVGPVVKFLLLIAATAILIIWLIIGIPGSVFAGLVYGFLAPIMATFGAVGEGKEKPFVHCFVDGTWSTITGSCTVVRDVKDMLFHSYFSIMDDLRLQKRPDGKPYEIRLLDIPGALIAAACGLLLDGIMFTLIAFYKCPVMLFKGWKRLIQDMIGREGPFLETACVPFAGLAILLWPFAVVGAVLASILSSIPLGAYGAVVAYQESSFIMGLAYVASSVSIFDEYTNDVLDMAPGSCFPRFKYRKSKDESSHGHSVPISRPSSFNKEKQEGKRPPSRVTSFKNSIDEFNPFKLLDHLFVECRNQGEELVNKGVITMKDIEETKSGKVGSGVLNVGLPAYVILNALLRSAKANSVGLVLSNGSEITSDNRPRHTLFDWFFEPLMVIKEQIKAENFTEEEEEYLKMRVLLAGDPSRLKGALPNMPSLNERKNAEIDAFARRLQGITKSISRYPTAKRRFDVLVKALLSELERTMGGSQSTNGSHSQAQRLRNSVARMLSQKSMGKTANIRDEDPEAQITTSSRTP; encoded by the exons ATGGAGCCGCCGAGTGGGTTCTGGGCCTCCCTCTTGAGCTTCCTCAAGTTCCTGCCCTACTTTTGCGGCCTCCTCATCCTGGGCTTCATCAAAG GTGTTCTGCTGTGCCCTTGGGCATGCCTTATTATGGCAATTGGATTATCTGCACTTATTCTGGGCTTATGGCCTATGCATCTGATTTGGACATACTACTGCATTATCAG AACTAAGCTGGTGGGACCTGTCGTAAAGTTTCTGCTTCTTATTGCTGCTACTGCAATCTTAATCATATGGCTGATAATTGGCATCCCGGGAAGTGTATTTGCTGGATTAGTATATGGTTTTCTAGCACCCATAATGGCAACATTTGGAGCAGTTGGAGAAGGCAAAGAAAAGCCATTCGTTCATTGTTTTGTG GATGGAACATGGAGTACTATCACTGGAAGTTGTACTGTAGTCAGGGATGTGAAAGACATGCTTTTCCACTCCTATTTTTCAATTATGGATGACCTGCGTCTGCAGAAGCGTCCTGATGGAAAGCCATATGAGATAAG ATTGCTTGATATTCCTGGGGCGTTGATAGCGGCTGCATGTGGACTCCTACTTGATGGAATAATGTTCACATTAATTGCCTTCTACAAGTGCCCTGTGATGCTTTTCAAAGGATGGAAACGGCTGATACAGGATATGATTGGTAGGGAAGGACCTTTCTTGGAGACAGCGTGTGTGCCATTTGCTGGTCTTGCTATTCTTCTTTGGCCATTTGCTGTAGTTGGAGCTGTTCTGGCGTCCATCCTCTCCAGTATTCCTTTAGGTGCTTATGGTGCAGTTGTGGCTTATCAG GAATCCTCCTTCATCATGGGTCTTGCCTATGTTGCTTCGTCAGTGTCCATCTTTGATGAATACACAAATGATGTTCTTGACATGGCACCAGGTTCTTGCTTTCCAAG ATTTAAATATCGCAAGAGCAAGGATGAGTCTTCACACGGACACAGTGTTCCGATATCTAGGCCATCATCATTCAACAAGGAGAAGCAAGAAGGAAAAAGACCTCCATCTCGTGTTACTTCATTTAAAAACAGTATCGATGAGTTCAATCCTTTCAAG TTGCTGGACCACCTATTTGTGGAGTGCAGGAACCAGGGGGAGGAGTTGGTTAACAAAGGAGTTATAACAATGAAAGACATCGAAGAAACGAAGTCAGGCAAAGTTGGGAGTGGTGTTCTTAATGTTGGTCTGCCAGCATATGTTATCCTGAATGCGCTCCTTCGGTCCGCAAAAGCTAATTCTGTCGGCCTAGTTTTAA GTAACGGCTCGGAGATTACATCTGACAATAGACCTAGACATACTCTCTTCGATTGGTTCTTTGAGCCGCTTATGGTTATCAAAGAGCAAATCAAGGCTGAGAATTTCactgaagaagaggaggaatatCTGAAAATGCGTGTACTGCTGGCTGGTGATCCCAGTCGCCTGAAGGGTGCTCTTCCTAATATGCCATCCTTGAACGAGCGTAAAAACGCAGAAATCGACGCATTTGCCCGCAG ATTGCAAGGAATCACCAAATCAATATCAAGATACCCTACAGCAAAGCGTCGTTTCGACGTCCTTGTGAAGGCGCTGCTGTCGGAGCTCGAGAGGACAATGGGCGGCAGCCAGTCTACTAATGGATCCCACTCCCAGGCGCAGAGGCTGCGGAACTCGGTGGCCCGGATGCTGAGCCAGAAATCCATGGGCAAGACGGCTAACATCAGGGACGAAGACCCAGAAGCGCAAATAACAACCTCGTCTCGCACTCCGTGA
- the LOC117865758 gene encoding uncharacterized protein, whose amino-acid sequence MAAAPPPPRLPTAHRDGGDAPVPLFLDTDLGTRLALLVAPDTTIRGLKSRVDAEHAAAFPDLGPVSVKSFEVRRKGVLYHLSDSMTVTSAFTKIKGGCFLHVKMTEAAAATRCCQDDGRRSSDGRLGIHVEKLVQELPAMTSEIARDVLPQMLEGGDAAAALNDVQARDALPSSSQLNTEIQKNEAVCLASDTEAECDPVIEKAKSYSSQIKHANQTEGAYISSTSMENVGKPSNQSNISHAVEEVHARKEDILIGDGVYDVGGRVSDNKEVRIQEQMLEEMHAMDNPSQEKEHKKSRTDSFDTSAPDPPRITNEPDVRDLTKSSRSPLEADTTSHREPLNTSFRQEVQDTLHEDSTENPSTVGKKKKRKRRELAPSKASAQETSEPSAGAKELSKSTGDAHKVELNGRDEITVKSSGLTLSSSGLNDENQGGKLVQFTSDALASTDLISEQGKIDHAIKGCRNPAIGDAIYSVGEVVASDGENPKGSSTPWNGGERHEQIKQHDQGSHDEVVAEISNMEKDGKGTDALEKRQTNDNTSQLKKRKKAKKAGSVDQASLDTIHEKEMHGYRENAVRLDAVSTERGIVHDPLPQQPNNVHQGESNIIENPNGDGKKKKRRRRHAESSKGVDPSQDLTKLSEFVTNESSMHFADVAPLDVKQTTPGGIEGATVVDHKELGENLVAKNVIDEVLADLRSKDSSSKDLDEDILAGQTHLGSNKNELDLPESTTDKVGVSALLPPKYPTDAPASSPRLKKSKGEKLEVLSTMIDSSHHSRSVPKEDANGELNGSDSLRFSDKTSDPKDVLNGDVVAQADDKPKATKRRRKKVSLKQVPADNVKTLDEQVSQVDTLDLKGVNATQANDVMAIESASPNAQKARKKPLNSELQSWDPAREHDSGADLGNLRPEKSLIRPKNSADAAEQNYDSAVHPATDAINFLDHFSSNKMNAPSVSAEHKQDNGDETLREVKNKKKSKRKQGTGSIESNDVLESLLPTGKTSLTGHLDTSKVIVPFVAAENMNNEDENVKNGKEKKRKRKVSTEMPVAEKENPNSDNQGIDIGTQETLSVVQKGSMGRDNGKDRGSRVTQNDSIVQHKPEDATLEKKLHQNGVDDQNTLLAEDHVHISKDVRKSTSKLKPHAKSKHDDSIKGRVAPNPKPARNLVKDFSTSPLVSSDSTEGTPQNANRYRVAVRKVSSKRYEQASEKSKKENRKVGIGAIFNDANSEGSDDELDTKNDKAFMEASADNSATSGDSGISSAAYDESDVPDDDGTMSLSQKSLRDGLHIGSILRGSSSYRKARKKQSELLDDDTIVPDSQPADGLWD is encoded by the exons atggccgccgccccgccgccgccgcggctgccgaCGGCGCACCGCGACGGTGGAGACGCCCCCGTCCCGCTCTTCCTCGACACCGATCTCGGCACCCGCCTCGCCCTGCTCGTCGCCCCCGACACCACCATCCGCGGCCTAAAGT CGCGGGTGGACGCGGAGCACGCAGCCGCCTTCCCCGACCTCGGCCCCGTCTCAGTCAAGTCCTTCGAG GTCCGGCGGAAGGGTGTACTGTATCACCTATCTGATTCAATGACAGTGACGAGTGCCTTCACCAAAATCAAAGGTGGGTGCTTTCTTCATGTCAAGATGACagaggcggcggcagccacACGCTGCTGCCAAGACGATGGAAGGAGATCAAGTGATGGTCGTCTTGGAATTCATGTGGAGAAGCTTGTCCAGGAGCTCCCTGCGATGACATCAGAAATTGCTCGTGATGTGCTTCCTCAAATGCTAGAAG GTGGTGACGCTGCTGCAGCGTTGAATGATGTTCAAGCACGTGATGCATTACCATCCTCATCACAGCTAAATACTGAAATACAGAAGAATGAAGCAGTATGTCTGGCAAGTGATACAGAAGCAGAATGTGATCCAGTTATAGAGAAAGCAAAGAGTTACAGTAGCCAGATAAAACATGCTAATCAAACTGAAGGTGCTTATATTAGTTCTACATCAATGGAAAATGTTGGTAAACCTTCAAATCAGAGCAATATATCACATGCTGTGGAGGAGGTACATGCAAGGAAGGAAGACATTTTGATTGGTGATGGGGTCTATGATGTTGGTGGCCGTGTTTCTGACAACAAGGAAGTCAGGATACAGGAGCAAATGTTGGAGGAGATGCATGCAATGGATAATCCTTCACAAGAAAAGGAGCACAAAAAATCTAGGACTGATTCTTTTGACACGTCAGCTCCAGACCCTCCTAGAATAACTAATGAGCCTGATGTCAGAGATTTGACTAAATCAAGTAGATCTCCCCTGGAAGCAGACACAACTTCTCATAGGGAACCTTTAAATACTTCTTTTCGGCAAGAAGTTCAAGACACTTTACATGAGGACTCCACTGAAAATCCAAGCACTGttggaaagaagaagaaaaggaaaaggcgtGAATTGGCCCCTTCTAAAGCTTCTGCTCAAGAAACAAGTGAACCATCAGCTGGGGCTAAGGAGTTATCAAAATCCACAG GTGATGCACATAAAGTTGAATTAAATGGCAGAGATGAAATTACAGTCAAATCATCTGGTTTGACTCTTTCATCATCAGGACTCAATGATGAAAACCAGGGGGGCAAACTTGTTCAGTTTACGAGCGATGCTCTGGCATCTACTGATCTAATCTCTGAACAAGGGAAGATTGATCATGCTATTAAAGGATGTAGAAATCCTGCCATTGGAGATGCCATTTATTCCGTAGGTGAAGTTGTAGCTAGTGACGGGGAAAATCCAAAAGGGAGCAGCACCCCTTGGAATGGAGGGGAGAGGCATGAACAAATAAAACAACATGATCAGGGAAGTCATGATGAAGTCGTAGCTGAAATAAGCAACATGGAGAAAGATGGGAAAGGTACAGATGCCTTGGAGAAGAGGCAAACGAATGATAATACTTCTCAATTGAAGAAGCGTAAGAAAGCAAAGAAGGCTGGTTCTGTTGACCAAGCTTCCCTGGATACTATTCATGAAAAGGAGATGCACGGGTACAGAGAGAACGCAGTCAGATTGGATGCAGTTTCTACTGAAAGGGGGATTGTCCATGACCCTTTGCCACAGCAACCAAACAATGTGCATCAAGGGGAGTCAAATATAATAGAAAATCCAAATGGTgatggaaagaaaaagaaaagaagacgCCGCCACGCAGAATCATCAAAGGGTGTTGATCCTAGTCAAGATCTGACAAAATTATCTGAATTTGTTACAAATGAAAGCTCGATGCATTTCGCAGATGTTGCCCCTCTAGATGTGAAGCAAACAACACCAGGCGGTATAGAAGGAGCAACAGTTGTTGACCATAAGGAGCTTGGTGAAAACCTAGTGGCAAAGAATGTGATTGATGAGGTATTGGCAGATCTAAGGTCTAAAGACAGCTCAAGTAAGGATTTGGATGAAGATATATTAGCAGGACAAACTCACCTAGGCAGCAATAAGAATGAACTGGATCTTCCTGAATCCACGACAGATAAAGTTGGTGTTAGTGCATTATTACCTCCAAAATATCCTACTGATGCTCCTGCCAGCTCACCTAGACTTAAGAAGTCTAAGGGGGAAAAGTTGGAAGTGCTATCAACAATGATTGACTCATCTCATCATTCAAGAAGTGTGCCCAAAGAAGATGCTAATGGAGAATTAAATGGGTCTGATTCTTTGAGGTTTTCTGACAAAACAAGTGATCCTAAGGATGTTTTAAATGGAGATGTCGTTGCACAAGCTGATGACAAACCCAAAGCCACTAAGCGTCGGCGAAAGAAGGTTTCCTTAAAGCAGGTACCTGCAGATAATGTTAAAACTTTGGACGAGCAAGTCAGCCAGGTTGATACATTAGATTTGAAGGGAGTGAATGCTACACAAGCAAATGATGTCATGGCTATTGAATCTGCCAGCCCTAATGCTCAAAAGGCAAGGAAAAAACctttgaactctgaacttcAAAGTTGGGATCCTGCACGGGAACATGATTCCGGTGCAGATTTGGGGAACCTCAGGCCTGAAAAGAGTCTGATTAGACCTAAAAATTCTGCTGATGCTGCTGAACAAAATTATGATAGCGCAGTTCATCCTGCTACTGATGCAATCAATTTCCTCGATCATTTTAGCTCCAACAAGATGAATGCTCCTTCAGTTTCTGCTGAACACAAACAAGATAATGGAGATGAAACTTTAAGGGAAgtgaaaaacaaaaagaaaagtaaaagAAAGCAAGGCACTGGTAGCATTGAATCAAATGATGTTTTAGAATCTCTTCTTCCAACAGGCAAAACTAGCTTAACTGGTCATCTTGATACCAGCAAAGTTATTGTACCATTTGTTGCAGCAGAAAACATGAACAATGAAGATGAGAATGTGAAGAAcggaaaggagaagaagagaaaaagaaaagtgagTACGGAAATGCCTGTTGCTGAAAAGGAAAATCCTAATTCTGATAATCAAGGCATTGATATTGGTACCCAAGAAACTCTTTCTGTCGTACAAAAAGGAAGCATGGGCCGAGACAATGGAAAAGATAGGGGCAGTAGAGTTACTCAGAATGATAGTATAGTACAACACAAACCAGAAGATGCCACTCTTGAAAAGAAGCTCCACCAGAACGGTGTTGATGATCAGAACACGTTGCTCGCTGAGGATCATGTACATATAAGCAAAGATGTGAGGAAGTCCACTTCTAAATTAAAGCCCCATGCTAAGAGTAAGCATGATGATTCTATCAAGGGAAGGGTGGCTCCAAATCCTAAGCCTGCACGCAACCTTGTGAAGGACTTTTCGACGAGTCCTCTAGTGTCAAGTGACAGCACAGAGGGCACGCCTCAAAATGCTAACCGGTATAGAGTTGCAGTACGGAAAGTTTCAAGTAAAAGGTATGAACAAGCCAGTGAGAAATCCAAAAAAGAGAATAGGAAGGTAGGCATTGGTGCAATATTCAACGATGCCAACAGCGAAGGCTCTGATGATGAATTGGACACCAAGAACGATAAGGCTTTCATGGAAGCATCGGCTGATAATTCAGCTACATCTGGTGACTCAG GTATTTCATCTGCAGCCTACGATGAAAGTGACGTTCCTGATGATGATGGCACTATGTCCTT ATCTCAGAAGAGTCTCAGAGACGGTTTGCACATCGGCTCCATTCTTCGAGGTTCCAGTAGCTATAGGAAGGCGAGGAAGAAGCAATCTGAGCTTTTGGATGATGACACCATAGTGCCTGATAGCCAGCCTGCAGATGGCCTTTGGGACTGA
- the LOC117865097 gene encoding very-long-chain 3-oxoacyl-CoA reductase 1 has product MACSAHAQPAYALVALAALGLIVSARAAARLALWLYAAFLRPARPLRRRYGAWAVVTGATDGIGRALASRLAAAGLGLVLVGRSPDKLATVAAEVKARHPGTQVRTFVLDFAADGLAAKVDALGELIRDLDVGVLVNNAGACYPYARYFHEVDEALVRNMVRVNVEATTRVTHAVLPGMVVRGRGAIVNIGSGSASVLPSCPLHTVYAATKAFVDQFSRSLYVEYKSKGIDVQCQAPMYVATKMASIRNPSFLAPSPEAYARAAVRYIGYEPRCSPYWPHAVWKLVSILPGSVADRVILSMALDGRAKGRAKDARKKKQ; this is encoded by the exons ATGGCCTGCAGCGCGCATGCTCAGCCGGCGTATGCGCTGGTGGCGCTCGCGGCGCTGGGGCTCATCGtgtccgcgcgcgccgcggcgcgcctcGCGCTGTGGCTGTACGCGGCGTTCCTCCGCCCCGCGaggccgctgcgccgccgctacGGCGCGTGGGCCGTCGTCACGGGCGCCACGGACGGCATCGGCCGCGCGCTCGCCTcccgcctcgccgcggccgggctcggcctcgtcctcgtcggccGCAGCCCCGACAAGCTCGCGACCGTCGCGGCCGAGGTCAAAGCCAGGCACCCCGGCACCCAGGTGCGTACCTTCGTCCTGGACTTCGCCGCCGACGGTCTCGCCGCGAAGGTGGACGCGCTCGGGGAGCTCATCCGGGACCTCGACGTCGGCGTGCTCGTGAACAACGCCGGCGCGTGCTACCCGTACGCACGCTACTTCCACGAGGTGGACGAGGCGCTGGTGCGGAACATGGTGCGGGTCAACGTCGAAGCCACCACGCGCGTGACGCACGCCGTGCTCCCCGGCATGGTggtgcgcgggcgcggcgccatTGTGAACATCGGCTCCGGCAGCGCCTCCGTCCTGCCGTCCTGCCCACTCCACACCGTCTACGCCGCCACCAAGGC GTTCGTTGATCAGTTCTCTAGATCCCTCTACGTGGAGTACAAGAGCAAAGGCATCGATGTGCAATGCCAG GCGCCCATGTACGTGGCGACGAAGATGGCGTCCATCAGGAACCCGAGCTTCttggcgccgtcgccggaggcgTACGCCCGTGCCGCCGTCCGCTACATCGGGTACGAGCCTCGGTGCTCCCCGTACTGGCCGCACGCCGTGTGGAAGCTCGTCTCGATTTTGCCCGGCTCCGTCGCCGACAGGGTCATCCTCAGCATGGCCCTCGACGGCCGCGCCAAGGGGAGGGCCAAGgacgccaggaagaagaagcagtGA
- the LOC117863000 gene encoding very-long-chain 3-oxoacyl-CoA reductase 1, with translation MAGAAFTHAQPAWALALAALGFLLTARAASRLAQWLHAAFLRPARPLRRRYGAWAVVTGATDGIGRALAFRLAATGLGLVLVGRSPEKLAAVSAEIKKRHPGAQVVRTFVLDFAAEDLAVKVGALGELVRGLDVGVLVNNAGACYPYARYFHEVDEALMWNLIRLNVEAVTRVTHAVLPGMVERGRGAVVNIGSGASAILPSDPLYTVYAATKAYIDQFSRCLYVEYGSKGIDVQCQVPLLVATKMASIRNASFFAPSPETYAAAAVRCIGYEPRCTPYWPHALLWLLISLVPEPVADRLILGVALDVRAKGRAKDTRKKAQ, from the exons ATGGCCGGGGCAGCGTTCACCCACGCGCAACCAGCCTGGGCACTGGCACTCGCGGCGCTCGGCTTCCTCCTGaccgcgcgcgccgcgtcgcGCCTCGCGCAGTGGCTGCACGCGGCGTTCCTCCGCCCCGCGaggccgctgcgccgccgctacGGCGCGTGGGCCGTCGTCACGGGTGCCACGGACGGGATCGGCCGCGCGCTCGCGTTCCGCCTCGCCGCGACCGGGCTCGGGCTCGTCCTCGTGGGCCGCAGCCCCGAGAAGCTCGCCGCCGTCTCTGCTGAGATCAAGAAGAGGCACCCGGGCGCCCAGGTCGTCCGCACCTTCGTGCTGGACTTCGCGGCCGAGGACCTCGCCGTCAAGGTGGGCGCGCTCGGGGAGCTCGTCCGGGGGCTCGACGTCGGCGTGCTCGTCAACAACGCCGGCGCGTGCTACCCGTACGCGCGCTACTTCCACGAGGTGGACGAGGCGCTCATGTGGAACCTGATACGGCTCAACGTCGAGGCCGTCACGAGGGTGACGCACGCGGTGCTCCCCGGCATGGTGGAGCGCGGGCGGGGCGCCGTGGTGAACATCGGGTCCGGCGCCTCCGCGATTCTGCCGTCCGACCCGCTTTACACCGTCTACGCCGCCACCAAGGC CTATATCGATCAGTTTTCAAGATGCCTCTATGTCGAGTACGGGAGCAAAGGCATTGACGTGCAATGCCAG GTACCATTGTTAGTGGCCACAAAGATGGCGTCCATAAGGAACGCCTCCTTCTtcgcgccgtcgccggagacgtacgccgccgccgccgtccggtgCATCGGGTACGAGCCGCGTTGCACGCCGTACTGGCCGCACGCGCTGCTGTGGCTCCTCATCTCGCTCGTGCCCGAACCCGTCGCTGACAGGTTGATCCTCGGCGTGGCCCTCGACGTCCGCGCCAAGGGACGGGCCAAAGACACCCGGAAGAAGGCGCAGTGA